Proteins encoded together in one Microcebus murinus isolate Inina chromosome 18, M.murinus_Inina_mat1.0, whole genome shotgun sequence window:
- the ALDOC gene encoding fructose-bisphosphate aldolase C encodes MPHSYPALSAEQKKELSDIALRIVAPGKGILAADESVGSMAKRLSQIGVENTEENRRLYRQVLFSADDRVKKCIGGVIFFHETLYQKDDNGVPFVRTIQDKGIVVGIKVDKGVVPLAGTDGETTTQGLDGLSERCAQYKKDGADFAKWRCVLKISERTPSALAILENANVLARYASICQQNGIVPIVEPEILPDGDHDLKRCQYVTEKVLAAVYKALSDHHVYLEGTLLKPNMVTPGHACPIKYSPEEIAMATVTALRRTVPPAVPGVTFLSGGQSEEEASLNLNAINRCPLPRPWALTFSYGRALQASALNAWRGQRDNAGAATEEFIKRAEVNGLAAQGKYEGGGEDGGAAAQSLYVANHAY; translated from the exons ATGCCTCACTCGTACCCAGCCCTTTCTGCTGAGCAGAAGAAGGAGTTGTCTGACATAGCCCTCCGGATTGTGGCCCCAGGCAAAGGCATTCTGGCCGCAGATGAGTCTGTAG GCAGCATGGCCAAGCGGCTGAGCCAAATCGGGGTGGAAAACACAGAGGAGAACCGCCGGCTGTACCGCCAGGTCCTGTTCAGTGCTGATGACCGTGTGAAGAAGTGCATTGGAGGTGTCATTTTCTTCCATGAGACACTGTACCAGAAAGATGATAACGGTGTTCCCTTCGTCCGTACCATCCAGGATAAGGGCATTGTTGTGGGCATCAAG GTTGACAAGGGTGTAGTGCCTCTAGCAGGGACTGATGGAGAAACCACCACTCAAG GGCTGGATGGGCTCTCGGAACGCTGTGCCCAGTACAAAAAGGATGGTGCTGACTTTGCCAAGTGGCGCTGTGTGCTAAAAATCAGTGAACGCACACCCTCAGCACTTGCCATTCTGGAAAATGCCAACGTGCTGGCCCGCTATGCCAGCATCTGCCAGCAG AATGGCATTGTTCCTATTGTGGAGCCTGAGATCCTGCCTGATGGAGACCATGACCTCAAACGCTGCCAGTATGTTACAGAGAAG GTCCTGGCTGCTGTGTACAAGGCTCTGAGCGACCATCACGTGTACCTGGAGGGGACCCTCCTCAAGCCCAACATGGTGACCCCTGGCCATGCCTGTCCCATCAAGTATAGCCCAGAGGAGATTGCCATGGCAACTGTCACTGCCCTGCGTCGCACTGTGCCCCCAGCCGTTCCAG GAGTGACTTTCCTGTCTGGGGGTCAGAGTGAAGAGGAGGCATCCCTCAACCTCAATGCCATCAACCGCTGCCCACTTCCCCGGCCCTGGGCCCTCACTTTCTCCTATGGGCGTGCCCTGCAGGCCTCTGCACTCAATGCTTGGCGAGGGCAACGGGACAATGCTGGGGCTGCCACTGAGGAGTTCATCAAGCGGGCTGAG GTGAATGGGCTTGCAGCCCAAGGCAAGTATGAAGGCGGTGGAGAAGATGGTGGAGCAGCAGCACAGTCCCTCTATGTTGCCAACCATGCCTACTGA
- the PIGS gene encoding GPI-anchor transamidase component PIGS, producing the protein MAAAGAAATDLEVVRGKRAALFFAAVAIVLGLPLWWKTTETYRAPLPYSQIGGLNALQLRLMVPVTVVFTRESVPLDDQEKLPFTVVHEREIPLKYKMKIKCRFQKAYRRALDHEEEALSLGNVQEAEAMLAEPQEQAEGSLTVYVISEHSSLLPQDMMSYIGPKRTAVVRGIMHREAFNIIGRRIVQVAQAMSLTEDVLAAALADHLPEDKWSSDKRRPLKSSLGYEITFSLLNPDPRSHDVHWDIEGAVRHYVQPFLNALSVAGNFSVDSQILYYAMLGVNPRFDPASSSYYLDMHSLPHVINPVESRLGSSAASLYPVLNFLLYVPELAHSPLYIQDKDGVPVATNAFHSPRWGGIMVYNVDSKAYNGSELPVRVEVDMVRVMEVFLAQLRLLFGIAQPHLPPKCLLSGPKSEGLMTWELDQLLWARSVENLATATTTLTSLAQLLGKISNIVIKDDVASEVYKAVAAVQKAAEELASGHLASAFVASQEAVTSSERAFFDPSLLHLLYFPDDQKFAIYIPLFLPMAVPILLSLVKIFLETRKSWKKPEKID; encoded by the exons ATGGCGGCCGCCGGCGCTGCGGCTACTGACCTAG AGGTGGTCCGGGGAAAGCGCGCCGCCCTCTTCTTCGCGGCGGTGGCCATCGTGCTGGGGCTGCCACTCTGGTGGAAGACCACGGAGACCTACCGGGCCCCGTTGCCTTACTCCCAGATCGGTGGGCTGAATGCCCTGCAG CTCCGCCTCATGGTGCCTGTCACTGTCGTGTTTACGCGGGAGTCGGTGCCCCTGGACGACCAGGAGAAGTTGCCTTTCACCGTCGTGCATGAGAGGGAGATTCCTCTGAAAT acaaaatgaaaatcaaatgtcGTTTCCAGAAGGCCTATCGGAGAGCTTTGGACCATGAGGAGGAGGCCCTGTCGTTGGGCAATGTGCAAG AGGCAGAAGCCATGTTAGCTGAGCCCCAGGAACAAGCGGAGGGCTCCCTGACTGTGTACGTGATCTCTGAACACTCCTCACTGCTCCCCCAG GACATGATGAGCTACATTGGGCCCAAGAGGACAGCAGTCGTTCGGGGCATAATGCACCGGGAGGCTTTTAACATCATTGGCCGCCGCATCGTCCAGGTAGCCCAGGCCATGTCTTTGACGGAGGATGTGCTTGCTGCTGCTCTGGCTGACCACCTTCCAGAGGACAAGTGGAGCTCTGATAAGAGGCGGCCTCTCAAGTCCAGCTTGG GCTATGAGATCACCTTCAGTTTACTCAACCCAGACCCCAGATCCCATGACGTCCACTGGGACATCGAGGGGGCTGTCCGGCACTACGTGCAGCCCTTCCTGAATGCCCTCAGTGTTGCTGGCAACTTCTCTGTGGACTCTCAG ATCCTTTACTATGCAATGTTGGGGGTAAACCCCCGCTTTGACCCAGCTTCCTCCAGCTACTACTTGgacatgcacagcctcccccacGTCATCAACCCCGTGGAGTCCCGACTGG GATCCAGCGCTGCCTCCCTATACCCTGTGCTCAACTTTCTGCTGTACGTGCCTGAGCTTGCCCACTCACCCCTGTACATCCAGGACAAGGATGGGGTTCCGGTGGCCACCAACGCATTCCACAGTCCCCGCTGGGGTGGCATTATG GTATATAACGTTGACTCCAAAGCCTATAATGGCTCAGAGCTCCCAGTGAGAGTTGAAGTGGACATGGTGCGAGTGATGGAGGTGTTCCTGGCTCAGCTGCG GCTGCTCTTTGGGATTGCTCAGCCCCACCTGCCTCCGAAATGCTTGCTTTCAGGGCCTAAGAGTGAAGGGCTAATGACCTGGGAGCTAGACCAGCTACTCTGGGCTCGGTCAGTGGAGAACCTGgccacagccaccaccaccctTACCTCCCTGGCCCAGCTTCTGGGCAAGATCAGCAACATTGTCATCAAGGATGATGTGGCATCTGAG gtGTACAAGGCTGTAGCTGCAGTCCAGAAGGCAGCGGAGGAGTTGGCCTCTGGGCACCTGGCATCTGCCTTTGTCGCCAGCCAGGAAGCTGTGACATCTTCTGAGCGTGCCTTTTTTGACCCCTCACTCCTCCACCTCCTCTATTTTCCTGATGACCAGAAGTTTGCCAT